One region of Mycolicibacterium lutetiense genomic DNA includes:
- a CDS encoding acyl-CoA synthetase, with product MSADVKFDLSTVFSTVAKAVPGHTFLVWRELRLSYAEFDARVDGFAQYLVSAGLGMHTERDGLAGHESGQDHLGIYLRNGNEYLESMIGSYRARVAPFNVSYRYVEEELLYLLKDSNARAVIYNAEFAPRVAAIRDQLPNLQVLIQVADESGNELLPGAVDYETILKTPAPQAGMPTPSGDDLYVLYTGGTTGMPKGVLWRQHDIFLSSMGGRPFGSDTFIASYEELAERAATAGGGLSLLMIPPFMHGAAQWAAYNAITMSGKLVIPDDVVRMRPDNVLALAARERVLSIPVVGDAIARPLIDEIEKGDYDLSGLFTITNGGAPLSPTVRERILAALPHLMLLDAVGSSESGTQMSTASTAGTDSEAATFNAQSDTAVVAEDLSRVLGAGEGGGWLARRDLIPLGYLGDEAKTARTFPTIDGVRWAVPGDRANVLDDGRIQLLGRDSVTINSGGEKIFVEEVERAIAAHPAVYDVVVVGRPSERWGNEVVAVVQFAEGASATDEELVAVCETAIARYKIPKAFVRSPQIVRSPAGKADYRWAKSVATEHAEAVSTS from the coding sequence ATGAGCGCTGACGTGAAGTTCGACCTGTCCACAGTGTTCTCCACGGTGGCCAAAGCTGTGCCCGGTCACACCTTCCTGGTGTGGCGGGAACTCCGATTGAGCTACGCCGAGTTCGATGCGCGCGTCGACGGCTTCGCGCAGTACCTGGTGTCGGCCGGTCTCGGCATGCACACCGAGCGCGATGGACTGGCCGGGCACGAATCGGGCCAGGACCACCTCGGCATCTACCTGCGCAACGGCAACGAGTACCTCGAGTCGATGATCGGCAGCTACCGCGCCAGGGTGGCACCGTTCAATGTCAGCTACCGCTATGTCGAGGAGGAACTCCTCTACCTGCTGAAGGATTCGAACGCCCGCGCGGTGATCTACAACGCCGAGTTCGCACCCCGGGTGGCTGCGATCCGCGACCAGTTGCCGAATCTGCAGGTGCTCATCCAGGTCGCCGACGAATCCGGCAACGAACTGCTGCCGGGTGCCGTCGATTACGAGACGATCCTGAAAACCCCTGCGCCGCAGGCGGGTATGCCGACCCCGTCGGGCGATGACCTGTACGTCTTGTACACCGGCGGAACCACCGGCATGCCCAAGGGCGTGCTGTGGCGCCAGCACGACATCTTCCTGTCCTCGATGGGTGGCCGGCCGTTCGGCAGCGACACCTTCATCGCGTCGTACGAGGAACTCGCCGAGCGGGCCGCCACCGCGGGCGGCGGGCTGTCGCTGCTGATGATCCCTCCGTTCATGCACGGCGCCGCACAGTGGGCCGCTTACAACGCCATCACCATGAGCGGAAAGCTCGTCATTCCCGACGATGTCGTGCGGATGCGCCCGGACAACGTGCTGGCACTGGCCGCACGCGAACGGGTGCTGAGCATCCCCGTCGTCGGCGATGCGATCGCGCGGCCGCTGATCGACGAGATCGAGAAGGGCGACTACGACCTGTCCGGCCTGTTCACGATCACCAACGGCGGCGCGCCCCTCTCCCCGACCGTCCGCGAGCGCATCCTGGCCGCACTGCCGCACCTGATGTTGCTCGATGCCGTGGGCTCCTCGGAGTCGGGCACCCAGATGAGCACCGCTTCCACCGCAGGCACCGATTCCGAGGCCGCCACCTTCAATGCCCAATCCGATACCGCGGTGGTTGCCGAGGATCTGTCGCGGGTACTCGGCGCCGGCGAGGGCGGCGGCTGGCTGGCGCGACGCGATCTGATCCCGCTGGGCTACCTGGGCGACGAGGCCAAGACGGCACGCACTTTCCCCACCATCGACGGAGTCCGTTGGGCGGTTCCGGGCGACCGGGCAAACGTCTTGGACGACGGGCGTATTCAGCTGCTGGGCCGGGATTCGGTGACGATCAACTCCGGTGGCGAGAAGATCTTCGTCGAGGAGGTCGAGCGGGCCATTGCCGCACACCCGGCCGTCTACGACGTGGTCGTGGTCGGGCGCCCCTCGGAGCGCTGGGGCAACGAGGTCGTCGCGGTGGTGCAGTTCGCCGAAGGCGCTTCGGCCACCGACGAGGAACTCGTGGCGGTGTGTGAGACTGCGATCGCGCGCTACAAGATTCCCAAGGCGTTCGTCCGGTCACCTCAGATCGTGCGCTCCCCCGCAGGCAAGGCCGATTACCGCTGGGCCAAGTCGGTGGCCACCGAGCACGCCGAGGCCGTCAGTACCTCCTAG
- a CDS encoding ketosteroid isomerase family protein produces MLFTRDELLATVELSPQAAGAHDRQGWVGLFAAGGQVEDPVGSRPHRGPTQIERFYDTFIAPRDITFHRDVDIVIGSTVLRDLELEVVMSPSVTMRIPAYLRYVVTSAPAGPRIDELQAYWELPAMIGQFARAGLGAVPVGLRLSTALLRNQGPSGALGFAKGMGGAGRAGKRLMTGLLDDLCAGDAVAVQRWLSADTVIRAGDDAPLSASGLVERTSGASWRKLIASGSSLVAGLDRDGRRAVLIADLGSRPRTVARLRYFADAN; encoded by the coding sequence ATGCTCTTCACACGGGACGAACTGTTAGCCACCGTCGAGTTGTCACCGCAGGCAGCGGGTGCGCACGACCGTCAAGGATGGGTGGGACTGTTCGCTGCGGGCGGACAGGTCGAAGATCCGGTGGGCTCACGGCCGCACCGCGGACCCACCCAGATCGAGCGGTTCTACGACACCTTCATCGCGCCCCGCGACATCACGTTCCACCGCGACGTCGACATCGTCATCGGATCGACGGTGCTCCGCGATCTCGAGCTCGAAGTCGTCATGAGCCCGTCGGTCACCATGCGGATCCCCGCTTACCTTCGCTATGTGGTGACGTCCGCCCCGGCCGGCCCGCGGATCGATGAACTGCAGGCGTACTGGGAGCTGCCCGCGATGATCGGGCAGTTCGCCCGGGCCGGTCTGGGCGCCGTGCCGGTCGGCCTGCGGCTGAGCACGGCATTGCTGCGCAACCAGGGACCTTCGGGCGCACTCGGGTTCGCGAAGGGAATGGGCGGCGCGGGCCGGGCGGGCAAGCGCCTCATGACGGGGCTGCTCGACGACCTGTGTGCCGGCGACGCGGTCGCGGTGCAACGGTGGCTGAGCGCCGACACCGTCATCCGCGCCGGCGACGACGCACCGCTGAGTGCTTCCGGTTTGGTGGAACGCACGTCGGGTGCCTCGTGGCGCAAACTGATCGCGTCCGGGTCGAGTCTGGTGGCCGGGCTGGACCGCGACGGTCGACGGGCGGTGCTGATCGCGGATCTGGGCAGCAGACCTCGCACGGTCGCCCGATTGCGGTACTTCGCGGACGCGAACTGA
- a CDS encoding NUDIX domain-containing protein, with protein sequence MAKLSAGVLLYRLAGSAVEVLIAHPGGPFWARKDAGAWSVPKGEYVDGEDAWSAAQREFTEELGSPPPAGPRIELAPVRQAGGKVVTAFAVNGDFDPATAVSNTFSVELPKGSGRLVEFPEIDRVAWVSVAAARTKLLSGQRPLLDQLMTAPELAGYGEGDPEGG encoded by the coding sequence GTGGCGAAGTTGAGCGCAGGCGTCCTGCTGTACCGTCTCGCCGGGTCGGCGGTGGAGGTACTGATCGCCCACCCGGGCGGTCCGTTCTGGGCCCGTAAGGATGCCGGGGCATGGTCGGTGCCCAAGGGGGAGTACGTCGACGGCGAGGACGCGTGGTCGGCGGCGCAACGTGAGTTCACCGAGGAACTCGGCTCGCCCCCGCCCGCGGGGCCACGCATTGAGCTGGCCCCGGTGCGGCAGGCGGGAGGCAAGGTGGTCACCGCGTTCGCGGTGAACGGAGACTTCGATCCCGCCACAGCCGTGAGCAACACATTCAGCGTCGAGCTGCCGAAAGGATCGGGGCGGCTCGTCGAGTTCCCCGAAATCGACCGCGTCGCCTGGGTTTCGGTGGCAGCAGCCCGTACCAAGCTGCTCAGCGGGCAGCGCCCCCTGTTGGACCAGCTGATGACCGCACCCGAACTGGCCGGCTACGGAGAAGGCGATCCCGAGGGCGGGTAG
- a CDS encoding PDR/VanB family oxidoreductase: MPTLSLISRYRRLPPSISGRFRHDPMLGAAGAAIATIWTVGRLVRRPALPPELDRTIALSVAGREVVAHDQDVIALTLTAADGGPLPQWYPGAHIDLHLASGRVRQYSLCGDPTVTDSYRIAVRRIPDGGGGSVEVHDSLQVGSRVSTHGPRNAFALTVPGHGSPAQRFRFIAGGIGITPILPMLGLAARLGVDWSMVYAGRSRDSLPFLDELARFGDRIEIRTDDVEGLPIAADLLGDCPDGTTVYACGPAPMLTGIRAALAGRDDVELHFERFAAPPVVDGAEFSVTVASTGATVSVGADETLLAALGRAGVNAPYSCQQGFCGTCRIRTLPGTDGTVQHRDTLLTDPERDAGYLLTCVSRAEAGHRLALDL, translated from the coding sequence ATGCCGACGCTGTCACTGATATCCCGATATCGCCGCCTGCCACCGAGCATCTCGGGCCGATTTCGGCACGATCCGATGCTCGGTGCCGCCGGCGCCGCCATCGCCACGATCTGGACGGTGGGCCGACTCGTGCGGCGACCGGCCCTGCCGCCGGAGCTGGACCGCACGATCGCGTTGAGCGTCGCCGGGCGGGAAGTGGTGGCCCATGACCAGGATGTCATCGCACTCACCCTGACTGCGGCTGACGGCGGCCCGCTGCCGCAGTGGTATCCGGGTGCACACATCGACCTGCACCTGGCCAGCGGACGGGTCCGGCAGTACTCCCTGTGCGGTGATCCCACGGTGACCGACAGCTATCGAATTGCGGTGCGGCGCATCCCCGATGGCGGCGGTGGCTCCGTCGAAGTACACGACAGCCTGCAGGTCGGCAGCCGGGTCAGCACCCACGGCCCGCGCAATGCGTTCGCCTTGACGGTGCCCGGTCACGGGTCGCCCGCCCAACGTTTCCGCTTCATCGCGGGCGGAATCGGCATCACCCCGATCCTGCCGATGCTCGGGTTGGCGGCGCGGCTGGGTGTCGACTGGTCGATGGTGTACGCCGGGCGCAGTCGCGACAGCCTGCCGTTCCTGGACGAGCTCGCCCGGTTCGGTGACCGCATCGAGATCCGCACCGACGATGTCGAGGGCCTGCCCATCGCCGCGGATCTTCTCGGCGACTGTCCCGACGGCACCACGGTCTACGCCTGCGGTCCGGCCCCGATGCTGACCGGAATCCGGGCCGCGCTCGCCGGCCGTGACGACGTGGAGTTGCATTTCGAAAGGTTCGCGGCCCCACCGGTTGTCGACGGTGCGGAGTTCTCGGTGACCGTCGCCTCTACTGGCGCCACGGTGTCGGTCGGCGCCGACGAGACGCTGCTCGCCGCGTTGGGCCGGGCCGGGGTGAATGCCCCGTACTCATGTCAGCAGGGGTTCTGTGGCACCTGTCGAATTCGAACCCTGCCGGGAACGGACGGGACCGTGCAGCACCGGGATACGTTGTTGACGGACCCGGAGCGCGACGCCGGGTATCTGCTGACCTGCGTGTCGCGGGCCGAGGCCGGACACCGGCTGGCACTCGACCTCTGA
- a CDS encoding metal-dependent hydrolase, translating to MLRPLRFDHEIDPGPVQIQARKVHFDLDDIPLHWIPGHPVASSMVNLFNVVLPVAEHWFVATFNEALPYVRDPKLADDMRGFIGQEATHAETHDQVLDEFFTSHGVDYQPVLSLVEHVFTKTLAPSDSPDPRRRLAHLCDRLWLIAAIEHYTAVLGDFVLNCSWEDYAADPTMTDLFRWHGSEEVEHRSVAHDVAVYFQDSYFSRVRAMSIAATAVYLFFQRGCWAMVKNDPTLDIGWWRMNKMRIRDSKLGLLPKFSQMFGSHTLAYCRPGFSPEEMGSTAQAVAYLASSPAARAAHL from the coding sequence ATGTTGCGTCCGTTGCGGTTCGACCATGAGATCGACCCGGGCCCGGTACAGATCCAGGCCAGAAAAGTGCACTTCGATCTCGATGACATCCCGTTGCACTGGATCCCCGGTCATCCCGTGGCCTCGTCGATGGTGAACCTGTTCAATGTGGTGCTGCCGGTAGCCGAGCACTGGTTCGTCGCGACGTTCAACGAAGCGCTGCCGTACGTGCGCGATCCCAAGCTCGCCGATGACATGCGTGGCTTCATCGGTCAGGAAGCCACCCACGCCGAGACACACGATCAGGTGCTCGACGAGTTCTTCACCAGCCACGGGGTGGATTACCAGCCGGTGTTGTCCCTGGTGGAGCACGTATTCACCAAGACACTGGCACCGTCGGACTCCCCCGATCCGCGCCGCAGGCTGGCCCACCTGTGCGATCGGCTGTGGCTGATCGCGGCCATCGAGCACTACACCGCGGTGCTGGGCGACTTCGTGCTGAACTGCTCCTGGGAGGACTACGCAGCCGACCCGACGATGACCGATCTGTTCCGCTGGCACGGCAGTGAAGAGGTCGAGCACCGCAGCGTGGCCCACGATGTCGCGGTCTATTTCCAGGACAGCTACTTCAGCCGGGTGCGCGCGATGTCGATCGCGGCGACCGCGGTCTACCTGTTCTTCCAGCGTGGCTGCTGGGCGATGGTGAAGAACGACCCGACCCTCGACATCGGCTGGTGGCGGATGAACAAGATGCGTATCCGCGATTCCAAGCTGGGACTGCTGCCCAAGTTCTCCCAGATGTTCGGCTCCCACACCCTGGCCTACTGTCGGCCGGGCTTCTCACCGGAGGAGATGGGGTCGACGGCCCAGGCGGTCGCGTACCTGGCGAGCTCGCCCGCGGCGCGGGCCGCGCACCTGTGA
- the malQ gene encoding 4-alpha-glucanotransferase, translated as MTSSSPALLELARRYGVAAEFDDWTGCRTAVAASTLVAVLDALGVKAGTERECADALAAHDRRYWQQRLPPIVLGQAGMPSSFWVHVTHGDPVHLALSLEDGTERGDLRQLENNRPPYDLGDRLVGEATFELPADLPLGYHRLRLREGDFHTETPVVISPAAVGLPTRLDRRRAWGLAVQLYSVRSQHSWGTGDLTDLTDLAVWSAAEHGAGFILVNPLHAAAPTAPMEPSPYLPTSRRFGNPLYLRVEAITEFASVRHRGRLRGLRTTVNKRADRRPTIDRDAAWQAKRTALEHVYRVERSAGRELAYTAYRARQGRSLEEFATWCALAEQYGADWHAWPCALQHPGNPEVAAFAASHSEAVDFHRWLQWVLDDQLTAAQATAVQAGMALGIMGDLAVGVDPDGADAWALQDVLALGVTAGAPPDEFNQLGQDWSQPPWRPDRLAAQAYEPFRALVEMALRHVGGVRIDHIIGMFRLWWIPKGVAPTEGTYVRYDHDAMIGIIALEAHRAGALVVGEDLGTVEPWVRDYLRERGLFGTSILWFESDWSGKPLPAEHWREYCLSSVTTHDLPPTPGYLAGEHVRLREELGLLTRSADQESAADRAAQSAWLDELRRVGLLGPDPDTDQIVTALYRYLARTPSKLLALSLADAVGELRTQNQPGTTDEYPNWRIPLAGPDGRRLLLEDVFADPRAAALSEVVAGITGHGDGAGM; from the coding sequence ATGACTTCTTCGTCGCCGGCCCTGCTGGAGTTGGCCCGTCGCTATGGCGTGGCCGCCGAGTTCGACGACTGGACCGGCTGCCGTACCGCTGTCGCGGCGTCCACTCTGGTCGCCGTCTTGGACGCGCTGGGCGTGAAAGCCGGCACCGAACGGGAGTGCGCGGACGCCTTGGCGGCGCACGACCGGCGGTACTGGCAGCAACGGCTGCCGCCGATCGTGCTGGGCCAGGCCGGGATGCCGTCGAGTTTCTGGGTCCACGTCACGCACGGGGATCCGGTGCACCTCGCACTGTCGCTCGAGGACGGCACTGAACGCGGCGACCTAAGGCAACTCGAAAACAACCGGCCCCCATACGATCTCGGCGACCGATTGGTCGGTGAGGCCACGTTCGAGCTGCCGGCGGATCTGCCGCTGGGCTATCACCGGCTCCGGTTGCGCGAGGGCGACTTCCATACCGAGACGCCCGTCGTGATCTCCCCCGCCGCCGTGGGCCTGCCCACCCGCCTGGACCGGCGTCGGGCCTGGGGTCTGGCAGTCCAGCTCTATAGCGTCCGCTCGCAACATTCGTGGGGTACCGGCGATCTCACCGACCTGACCGATCTTGCCGTATGGTCGGCCGCCGAGCACGGCGCCGGGTTCATTCTCGTCAACCCGCTACACGCGGCCGCCCCCACGGCCCCGATGGAGCCCTCGCCGTATCTGCCCACCTCGCGGCGCTTCGGCAATCCGCTCTACCTGCGGGTGGAGGCCATCACCGAATTCGCCTCGGTCCGTCACCGCGGCCGCCTCCGGGGGCTGCGCACCACGGTCAACAAGCGCGCCGACCGCCGGCCGACCATCGACCGCGATGCGGCCTGGCAGGCCAAACGCACCGCACTGGAACACGTGTACCGGGTTGAACGCTCGGCCGGCCGGGAACTGGCGTACACCGCCTACCGGGCCCGGCAGGGCCGCAGCCTGGAAGAGTTCGCGACCTGGTGCGCGCTGGCCGAACAGTACGGTGCCGACTGGCATGCCTGGCCGTGCGCGCTGCAGCATCCGGGAAACCCGGAGGTCGCCGCGTTCGCCGCCTCCCATTCGGAAGCCGTCGATTTCCACCGCTGGCTGCAGTGGGTTCTCGACGACCAACTCACCGCGGCTCAGGCCACGGCGGTGCAGGCCGGGATGGCGCTGGGCATCATGGGCGACCTCGCGGTCGGCGTCGATCCCGACGGTGCCGACGCGTGGGCACTGCAGGACGTGCTGGCCCTCGGGGTTACCGCCGGCGCCCCACCGGATGAGTTCAACCAACTCGGTCAGGATTGGTCGCAGCCTCCGTGGCGACCGGACCGACTTGCCGCGCAGGCTTACGAACCGTTCCGGGCGTTGGTCGAGATGGCGCTCCGGCACGTCGGCGGGGTCCGCATCGACCACATCATCGGCATGTTCCGGCTGTGGTGGATCCCGAAGGGCGTCGCGCCGACCGAAGGCACCTATGTGCGCTACGACCATGACGCGATGATCGGCATCATCGCGCTCGAGGCGCACCGGGCCGGCGCGCTCGTGGTCGGCGAGGATCTGGGCACGGTGGAACCGTGGGTGCGCGATTACCTGCGCGAGCGGGGTCTGTTCGGCACCTCGATCCTGTGGTTCGAGTCGGACTGGTCCGGAAAGCCGCTCCCCGCCGAACACTGGCGTGAGTACTGCCTGTCCTCGGTGACCACGCATGACCTGCCGCCCACGCCCGGCTATCTGGCCGGCGAGCATGTGCGGTTGCGGGAGGAACTCGGCCTGCTCACCCGGTCTGCCGATCAGGAGTCGGCCGCCGACCGCGCCGCACAATCGGCCTGGCTCGACGAGCTTCGCCGGGTCGGCCTGCTCGGACCCGACCCGGATACCGATCAGATCGTGACGGCGCTGTACCGGTACCTCGCCCGGACCCCGTCGAAGCTGCTGGCACTGTCGCTTGCCGACGCAGTCGGTGAGTTGCGTACCCAGAACCAGCCGGGAACCACCGACGAGTACCCGAACTGGCGGATCCCGCTGGCCGGTCCGGACGGCCGACGACTGCTGCTCGAAGACGTGTTCGCCGACCCCCGGGCAGCCGCGTTGAGCGAGGTGGTGGCCGGGATCACCGGACACGGAGACGGGGCCGGGATGTAA
- a CDS encoding TetR/AcrR family transcriptional regulator, with protein sequence MTQPATRRQQQGADSREQILEATERLMATRGYAATSISEIRKACGLPASSIYWHFGSKDGVLAAVMARGAELFFAAIPSEGSIDEQLAVLAELHSQRPEFLRILYLLSLERSDDPTVTQVVRRVRDTAIARFSDAVRRLLPNGLPPQRAERVVAELTAFAVAQSDGVFFANHLEPDTTDVVRMYRRLWQAVTALVPILLEDEQ encoded by the coding sequence ATGACCCAGCCGGCCACCCGACGACAACAGCAGGGTGCGGATTCGCGGGAGCAGATCCTCGAGGCCACCGAGCGGCTCATGGCCACCCGCGGTTACGCCGCGACCTCGATCAGCGAGATCCGAAAGGCCTGCGGCCTACCGGCCAGCTCCATTTACTGGCATTTCGGATCCAAGGACGGCGTCCTCGCCGCGGTGATGGCCCGTGGGGCCGAACTTTTCTTCGCGGCGATACCGAGCGAAGGCAGCATCGACGAACAACTGGCGGTCCTCGCCGAACTGCATTCGCAGCGCCCCGAATTCCTGCGGATTCTCTACCTGCTGTCCCTGGAGCGCAGCGATGATCCGACGGTGACGCAGGTGGTGCGCCGGGTCCGTGACACCGCGATCGCGCGATTCTCCGACGCCGTTCGCCGCCTGCTGCCCAACGGACTGCCGCCACAGCGCGCCGAGCGGGTGGTCGCCGAACTCACCGCCTTCGCCGTCGCGCAGTCCGACGGCGTGTTCTTCGCCAACCACCTCGAACCCGACACCACCGACGTCGTGCGCATGTACCGGAGGCTGTGGCAAGCCGTCACCGCTCTGGTCCCGATACTCCTGGAGGACGAACAGTGA
- a CDS encoding SDR family NAD(P)-dependent oxidoreductase, whose amino-acid sequence MSDKTAIITGANTGLGFECARALLESDPGWHVVLAVRDAERGADAAERLGSPGRVTVSELDLASLRSVHDFAGRLPRLDVPPVTALVCNAGLQMVAGSQATADGYEMTFGVNHLGHFALVQHLLERLATPARIVVVSSGTHDPDKFTGMPAPRYTTADDLLSPPPGGLTGEEGRRRYTTSKLCNLLFSYELDRRLGHGARGITVNAFDPGLMPGSGLARDYSGVQRMAWRLFMPALRILPNVNSPRRSGANLAALVAGPDLDGVTGAYFEGSRRIRSSRDSYDGAKAADLWQVSERLVSAVG is encoded by the coding sequence GTGAGCGACAAGACCGCGATCATCACGGGCGCGAACACCGGGCTTGGATTCGAATGTGCGCGTGCCCTGCTGGAATCCGATCCGGGGTGGCACGTGGTGCTGGCCGTGCGCGATGCCGAACGTGGCGCCGACGCGGCGGAGCGGCTCGGCAGCCCCGGCCGTGTCACGGTCAGTGAACTCGATCTGGCCTCGCTGCGGTCGGTGCACGACTTTGCCGGCAGATTGCCGCGATTGGACGTGCCGCCGGTGACCGCGCTGGTCTGCAATGCCGGGCTGCAGATGGTTGCGGGTTCGCAGGCGACCGCGGACGGCTACGAAATGACGTTCGGCGTCAACCATCTCGGTCATTTCGCCCTGGTACAGCACCTGCTCGAGCGCTTGGCCACACCGGCACGGATCGTGGTGGTCAGCAGCGGCACCCACGATCCGGACAAGTTCACCGGTATGCCGGCGCCCCGCTACACCACGGCTGACGACCTGCTCAGCCCGCCGCCGGGCGGACTCACCGGCGAGGAGGGCCGGCGTCGCTACACCACCTCCAAACTGTGCAACCTGTTGTTCAGCTACGAGTTGGACCGGCGGCTGGGCCACGGTGCCCGCGGAATCACGGTCAACGCGTTCGATCCGGGCCTGATGCCGGGCTCGGGGCTGGCCAGGGATTACTCGGGCGTTCAGCGAATGGCCTGGCGTCTGTTCATGCCTGCCCTGCGGATACTGCCCAATGTCAACAGCCCTCGACGCTCCGGAGCCAACCTCGCCGCCCTGGTGGCCGGTCCGGACCTCGACGGCGTCACCGGCGCGTACTTCGAAGGGAGTCGCCGGATCCGGTCCTCGCGTGATTCCTATGACGGGGCCAAGGCCGCCGACCTGTGGCAGGTCAGTGAACGGCTGGTATCGGCGGTCGGCTGA
- a CDS encoding MFS transporter, which translates to MASTLRRARIAVGALFLTNGAIFANLLPRYPEIKTDLHLSNAVYGAAVASFSGGALVAGLAAATLIRRFHSARVAVIGTVALAAFVVMAGVASTPLTLAAALFLAGSCDAVVDVAQNAHGLRLQRAHGRSIINSLHAVWAAGAIFGGLTGAGAIALGVPRAVHLSVIAVLLSAVALVSYRYLLPGPDHDEHRAAHAPAGTRAGPRTYLILLALVLIAIAGATVEDAGSSWATLYLRDSLHTPPALAVFGYIALVGFMFVGRLIGDRLVDRFGEATVARVGGLIAAAGMGTALAFPSIATTIVGFALAGLGVATLVPAAMHGADQLPGLRPGTGLTVVTWLMRVGFFGAPLLVGLVADAAGLRVGLLVVPLAGLAAALLAGVLPKRRSSVRRSGADTGQLDREHTRHDERDTEQHHRGQRFAE; encoded by the coding sequence GTGGCATCGACGTTGCGCCGGGCCCGGATCGCGGTCGGGGCGCTGTTCCTGACCAACGGCGCGATCTTCGCCAATCTGCTGCCACGCTATCCGGAGATCAAGACCGACCTTCACCTGAGCAATGCGGTGTACGGGGCGGCCGTCGCCTCGTTCTCCGGTGGCGCGCTGGTCGCAGGATTGGCTGCGGCGACGCTGATTCGACGGTTCCACAGCGCGCGCGTGGCGGTCATCGGCACCGTGGCGCTGGCCGCCTTCGTCGTCATGGCCGGTGTGGCGAGCACACCGCTGACGCTGGCGGCCGCGCTGTTCCTGGCCGGCTCCTGTGATGCGGTGGTCGATGTCGCGCAGAACGCCCACGGGCTGCGGTTACAGCGCGCACACGGCCGATCGATCATCAACTCACTGCATGCCGTGTGGGCCGCCGGGGCGATCTTCGGCGGCCTCACCGGTGCCGGCGCCATTGCCCTGGGGGTCCCGCGCGCCGTCCACCTCTCGGTGATCGCCGTGTTGTTGAGCGCGGTGGCCCTGGTGTCCTACCGCTACCTGTTGCCCGGACCCGACCATGACGAGCATCGTGCGGCACACGCCCCGGCCGGGACCCGTGCCGGTCCAAGGACTTATCTGATCCTGCTGGCCCTGGTGCTGATCGCCATCGCAGGCGCCACGGTCGAGGACGCCGGAAGTTCCTGGGCCACCCTGTATCTGCGCGACAGCCTGCACACCCCGCCGGCCTTGGCGGTCTTCGGGTACATCGCGCTGGTCGGGTTCATGTTCGTCGGGAGGCTGATCGGCGATCGGCTGGTCGACCGGTTCGGCGAGGCCACCGTGGCGCGGGTCGGAGGACTCATCGCCGCCGCCGGGATGGGGACCGCACTGGCCTTCCCGAGCATCGCCACCACGATCGTCGGCTTCGCGCTGGCGGGCCTCGGGGTGGCCACGCTGGTGCCGGCCGCGATGCACGGCGCCGATCAGCTGCCGGGCCTGCGACCGGGGACCGGGCTGACTGTGGTCACCTGGCTCATGCGGGTGGGGTTCTTCGGTGCGCCACTGCTGGTCGGGCTGGTCGCCGATGCCGCCGGGCTGCGGGTCGGCCTTCTGGTCGTGCCTCTGGCCGGGCTGGCTGCCGCCCTGCTGGCCGGAGTACTGCCGAAACGGCGGTCGTCAGTGCGTCGTTCCGGGGCCGATACCGGCCAGCTCGATCGTGAACACACCCGACACGATGAGCGCGATACCGAGCAACATCACCGGGGTCAACGGTTCGCCGAATAG
- a CDS encoding DMT family transporter: protein MWLALTGAILVEVCATLGLRASDGFRRKAWIAPVIAGYVLSFYLLWLALSLGVPVGIAYGIWTACGVALVAVIAKFLFGEPLTPVMLLGIALIVSGVFTIELAGIGPGTTH from the coding sequence ATGTGGCTGGCCCTGACCGGGGCGATCCTGGTCGAGGTGTGTGCCACGCTCGGGTTGCGTGCGTCGGACGGCTTCCGCCGCAAGGCGTGGATCGCGCCGGTGATCGCCGGGTACGTGCTGTCCTTCTACCTGCTGTGGCTGGCCCTGTCGTTGGGGGTGCCGGTGGGTATCGCCTACGGCATCTGGACCGCGTGCGGGGTCGCGCTGGTCGCCGTCATCGCCAAGTTCCTATTCGGCGAACCGTTGACCCCGGTGATGTTGCTCGGTATCGCGCTCATCGTGTCGGGTGTGTTCACGATCGAGCTGGCCGGTATCGGCCCCGGAACGACGCACTGA
- a CDS encoding DMT family transporter yields MQKWALLIAAVVAEVAATLSLRASQDHAGWLVLVVAGYLTAFLLLTLVLRAGMPVGVAYGIWGALGTAATAVLAAALFGDPFTWPIVAGIGLIIAGVLLVELGSRPRQAES; encoded by the coding sequence GTGCAGAAGTGGGCGTTGCTGATCGCGGCTGTCGTCGCCGAGGTCGCGGCCACGCTGTCGCTGCGCGCATCCCAGGATCATGCGGGGTGGCTGGTGCTGGTGGTGGCCGGTTACCTGACCGCATTCCTGTTGCTGACCCTGGTGCTGCGGGCGGGCATGCCCGTCGGTGTCGCCTATGGCATCTGGGGTGCGCTGGGTACCGCAGCGACGGCGGTGCTGGCCGCGGCGTTGTTCGGCGATCCGTTCACCTGGCCGATTGTGGCCGGTATCGGTCTGATCATCGCCGGCGTGCTGCTGGTCGAGCTCGGGTCACGCCCGCGTCAGGCGGAGTCATGA